The following nucleotide sequence is from Echeneis naucrates chromosome 17, fEcheNa1.1, whole genome shotgun sequence.
GACATCCTAGCTGAGCAAAGCATTGACGGCATGGTCCTTCCCCATGATTTGGACTACATGGGCCACATGAACAACTCTCGATACCTAAGAGAGTGTGACTTTGCCCGCTTCCACCACTACATGCGAAATGGGCTGTTCATGGCCTCTCGCAAACTGGGGGCCAAAATGGTGGTTGGGGCTTCCACCATCAGGTACCGGCGCTCCTTGGCCTTCCGTGAGGCTTTTGAGATTCGGACCAAAATAGTGGGATGGGACGAGAAGGCCTTTTACTTGGAGCAGCGATTTGTGTCCAAGAAAGATGGATTCGT
It contains:
- the LOC115058067 gene encoding protein THEM6-like, producing MLLLVLGALLLLFCSLDVWYFLRGAQVFVEAWFLPRIWDILAEQSIDGMVLPHDLDYMGHMNNSRYLRECDFARFHHYMRNGLFMASRKLGAKMVVGASTIRYRRSLAFREAFEIRTKIVGWDEKAFYLEQRFVSKKDGFVSAVMLCRQNVVHCSPEAIIEFVCKRKIECPVFPEDLKHWISFISASSQALRAESGLEEKTK